In one Zonotrichia albicollis isolate bZonAlb1 chromosome 14, bZonAlb1.hap1, whole genome shotgun sequence genomic region, the following are encoded:
- the SLC25A5 gene encoding ADP/ATP translocase 2 — MTDAAVSFAKDFLAGGVAAAISKTAVAPIERVKLLLQVQHASKQIAADKQYKGIIDCVVRIPREQGILSFWRGNLANVIRYFPTQALNFAFKDKYKEIFLGGVDKRTQFWRYFAGNLASGGAAGATSLCFVYPLDFARTRLAADVGKAGADREFSGLGDCLVKVFRSDGLRGLYQGFSVSVQGIIIYRAAYFGIYDTAKGMLPDPKNTHIVISWMIAQTVTAVAGLVSYPFDTVRRRMMMQSGRKGADIMYSGTLDCWRKIARDEGSKAFFKGAWSNVLRGMGGAFVLVLYDEIKKYT; from the exons ATGACCGATGCGGCCGTGTCCTTCGCCAAGGATTTCCTCGCCGGCGGGGTGGCGGCCGCCATCTCCAAGACTGCCGTCGCCCCCATCGAGAGGGtcaagctgctgctgcag GTGCAGCACGCCAGCAAGCAGATCGCCGCCGACAAGCAGTACAAGGGCATCATCGACTGCGTGGTGCGCATCCCGCGCGAGCAGGGCATCCTCTCCTTTTGGCGCGGCAACCTGGCCAATGTGATCCGGTACTTCCCCACCCAGGCCCTCAACTTCGCTTTCAAGGATAAGTACAAGGAGATCTTCCTGGGCGGCGTGGACAAGCGAACCCAGTTCTGGCGGTACTTCGCCGGTAACCTGGCATCCGGGGGTGCCGCCGgcgccacctccctgtgcttcGTGTACCCCCTTGACTTTGCCCGAACCCGCCTGGCCGCGGATGTGGGTAAAGCAGGGGCCGACCGGGAGTTCAGTGGGCTCGGTGACTGCCTGGTCAAAGTCTTCCGCTCAGATGGCCTTCGGGGCCTGTACCAAGGCTTCAGCGTCTCTGTCCAGGGCATCATCATCTACAGAGCTGCCTACTTTGGCATCTACGACACTGCCAAGG GCATGCTTCCAGACCCAAAGAACACCCACATTGTTATCAGCTGGATGATTGCTCAGACCGTCACTGCTGTGGCCGGTTTGGTCTCCTACCCGTTTGACACGGTTCGTCGTCGCATGATGATGCAGTCTGGCCGGAAAGGAG CTGACATAATGTACTCTGGCACTCTTGACTGCTGGCGGAAGATTGCCCGGGATGAGGGCTCCAAGGCCTTTTTCAAAGGTGCATGGTCAAACGTTCTCCGAGGAATGGGTGGTGCTTTTGTCTTAGTCCTGTATGATGAAATCAAGAAGTATACATAA